The Rhodocytophaga rosea genome has a segment encoding these proteins:
- a CDS encoding IS5 family transposase: MYELHENLTDSQWQVIKNIVDDGRKRKVCLKRVVDACLWLTRTGSQWRNLSQTHYPVWQTVAYYFYKWQHNGVWQQVRAMLVKKERERQGRQAEPSRVTIDSQSVKQCGCFSEQVGVDGNKKIDGRKRHLAVDNLGLPWAVYVGAANESDAVAGFELLPQLKSCRRLSLICADAAYKGEFVSYAYYYGWKVDISQKPPSKQGFVPQKGRWQVERSGPATSVHRLHAWLNHYRRLAKDYERTPASAVCFIELAFINIILSKIP, encoded by the coding sequence ATGTATGAATTACATGAAAATCTGACTGATAGTCAATGGCAAGTTATTAAAAACATAGTAGATGATGGACGAAAGAGAAAAGTTTGTTTAAAGCGTGTAGTGGATGCCTGCCTGTGGCTGACCAGAACCGGAAGTCAGTGGCGGAATTTGTCTCAGACCCATTATCCTGTATGGCAAACGGTAGCTTATTATTTTTATAAGTGGCAACACAACGGAGTCTGGCAACAAGTGCGGGCGATGTTAGTGAAAAAGGAACGAGAAAGACAGGGACGACAAGCAGAGCCTTCCAGAGTGACTATTGATAGCCAAAGTGTTAAACAGTGTGGTTGCTTTTCTGAGCAGGTAGGTGTAGATGGTAATAAGAAAATAGATGGTAGGAAACGGCATTTGGCGGTTGATAACTTAGGACTTCCCTGGGCTGTTTATGTAGGAGCTGCTAATGAGTCTGATGCCGTAGCAGGCTTTGAATTATTACCACAACTCAAAAGCTGTAGACGGCTAAGTTTGATCTGTGCCGATGCAGCTTATAAAGGTGAGTTTGTCTCTTATGCTTATTATTATGGGTGGAAAGTAGACATCTCACAAAAGCCTCCTTCCAAGCAAGGATTTGTTCCTCAAAAGGGAAGGTGGCAAGTGGAAAGATCTGGACCTGCTACGAGTGTGCATCGGCTCCATGCCTGGCTGAATCATTATCGAAGATTAGCTAAAGATTATGAAAGAACTCCTGCTTCTGCTGTCTGTTTTATAGAATTAGCTTTTATCAATATCATTTTATCAAAAATACCTTAA
- a CDS encoding helix-turn-helix transcriptional regulator, translated as MNRIDRLTSIITYIQGRRYTSANAIAERYGMSVRTVYRDLRALDESGVPIGFEPSKGYFITEGYFLPPVMFTEEEALAMISVGKMLGSSQEASLQKEFNSALEKVKSVLPSTAREKISVLEDRIKTIDPIKSNEHPNHFLITTEKAIVHSRYLKLGYKSLNQAYSERLVGPLGIYYQFECWYLLAYCTLRKAIRNFRLDRVVSMKESEQSFTPPAGFSLPDYLNKHMEDYPRTLVEVAMSEADFSCISGMKYLNGYIQAIEKDDTLLVSFLVTHPEQFCKWLLFYCDSARIISPETMLDLQDKLIEKINKKYSSVLT; from the coding sequence ATGAACCGCATCGACAGGCTAACCTCGATCATAACCTATATTCAAGGCCGGAGATATACATCGGCTAATGCGATTGCTGAACGGTATGGCATGAGTGTACGTACGGTTTACCGGGATTTACGGGCACTGGATGAATCTGGTGTACCCATCGGTTTTGAACCCAGCAAAGGCTATTTTATTACAGAAGGCTATTTCTTGCCACCAGTCATGTTTACCGAAGAGGAAGCCCTGGCCATGATTAGTGTAGGTAAAATGCTGGGAAGCAGCCAGGAAGCCTCTTTGCAGAAAGAATTTAACAGTGCCCTAGAAAAAGTAAAATCTGTTCTGCCATCCACTGCCAGAGAAAAAATCAGTGTGCTGGAAGACCGTATAAAAACCATCGATCCCATTAAATCAAACGAGCACCCCAACCATTTCTTAATCACGACTGAAAAAGCGATCGTCCATTCCCGTTATCTGAAGCTTGGTTATAAATCTTTAAACCAAGCCTATTCTGAGCGTTTGGTAGGTCCGCTGGGCATATATTATCAGTTTGAATGCTGGTATCTGCTTGCGTATTGCACGTTACGTAAAGCCATCCGTAATTTCCGCCTGGACCGGGTAGTAAGTATGAAAGAAAGTGAACAGTCATTTACACCGCCTGCCGGGTTTTCTTTGCCAGATTACCTTAATAAGCACATGGAAGATTATCCGCGTACCCTAGTAGAAGTAGCCATGTCAGAAGCAGATTTTAGCTGTATTTCGGGCATGAAATATCTGAATGGCTATATTCAGGCTATTGAAAAAGACGATACCCTGCTGGTTTCTTTCCTGGTAACTCACCCGGAACAGTTTTGTAAATGGCTGCTGTTCTACTGTGATTCTGCCCGAATTATATCGCCGGAAACGATGCTGGACCTACAGGATAAACTTATCGAAAAAATTAATAAGAAATATTCTTCTGTACTGACATAA
- the aroF gene encoding 3-deoxy-7-phosphoheptulonate synthase, producing MIIQLEKDIPSEQKKSIIQQIKDIQYKITEVHTQYADYLIAIGKNDFDIRRFGNLPGIKDIHIVSDTFKLVSRKWKVKPTTIDLGDGITIGEGQLAIMAGPCSIESEAQVNSIVTHLKENGVRIMRGGVFKPRSSPYTFRGMGIEGLEMFYKICQENGIKIITEVMQVSQIEPMYPYVDVFQVGARNTQNFNLLDELGKIDKPVMIKRGISGTIDELLQSAEYVFSGGNEKILLCERGIRTYETASRNTLDLNAVPLLKEKTHLPVIVDPSHGIGLRAYIEPMALAAVMAGADGIIYEAHEKPEEAASDGQQTLNFAESRALVKKLNRTFALKQEMKMEV from the coding sequence ATGATTATCCAGTTAGAAAAAGACATTCCATCTGAACAGAAAAAGAGCATTATTCAGCAGATTAAAGATATTCAATATAAAATTACCGAAGTACACACCCAATATGCAGACTATCTGATTGCTATCGGTAAAAATGACTTCGACATCCGCAGGTTTGGCAATCTGCCGGGCATCAAAGACATACATATTGTATCTGATACTTTTAAGCTGGTTTCCCGCAAATGGAAAGTAAAACCTACTACCATCGACCTGGGAGATGGCATAACCATTGGCGAAGGACAGCTGGCTATTATGGCGGGTCCCTGTTCTATTGAAAGCGAAGCCCAGGTGAACAGCATTGTAACTCACCTGAAAGAGAATGGTGTTCGTATTATGCGGGGCGGCGTATTTAAACCCAGGAGTTCACCTTATACATTCCGGGGAATGGGCATTGAAGGACTTGAAATGTTTTACAAGATATGCCAGGAAAATGGAATTAAGATTATCACAGAAGTAATGCAGGTATCGCAGATAGAGCCGATGTATCCTTATGTAGATGTATTTCAGGTAGGTGCCCGTAATACACAAAATTTCAATCTGCTCGACGAACTGGGTAAAATTGACAAGCCGGTGATGATCAAACGGGGAATTTCTGGTACTATTGATGAACTGCTGCAATCGGCAGAATATGTGTTTTCGGGAGGAAATGAAAAGATACTGCTTTGCGAAAGGGGGATTCGTACCTATGAAACAGCCAGCCGGAATACACTCGACTTGAATGCCGTTCCATTACTGAAAGAAAAAACCCACCTACCAGTTATTGTTGATCCTTCGCATGGCATTGGTCTTCGGGCATATATTGAACCGATGGCACTTGCGGCCGTAATGGCTGGCGCTGATGGTATTATTTATGAAGCCCACGAAAAGCCTGAAGAAGCTGCTTCCGATGGACAACAAACCCTGAATTTTGCAGAGTCAAGAGCCCTGGTTAAAAAGCTAAACCGTACGTTTGCCTTAAAGCAGGAAATGAAAATGGAAGTGTAA
- a CDS encoding DUF1801 domain-containing protein, whose product MIEDFIVNLPDREKKIVNRLRNIILETAPMLREKLSYGVPYYFLKKRICFRRCLEIS is encoded by the coding sequence ATGATAGAAGATTTTATTGTCAATCTGCCAGATCGTGAGAAGAAAATAGTAAACCGGCTCAGAAATATTATTCTGGAAACAGCGCCTATGCTCCGGGAAAAATTATCGTATGGAGTACCTTATTATTTCCTCAAAAAACGAATCTGTTTTAGAAGGTGTTTGGAAATAAGTTAA
- a CDS encoding DNA alkylation repair protein, with the protein MPELLKNIYNTHFFEQLTSILAECIPDFDKQTFLDRIYTSNWHQLELKQRMRHISLAILELLPPDFTQAQPVILSVSRKARQQPSVNAFPYIFLPDLIEIKGQHHLELSMKALEEITSFISAEFAVRPFLVRYKEEMLAQLLSWSKHPNEHVRRLSSEGGRSRLPWAMAVAYLKKEPECILPILENLKSDPSEYVRRSVANNLNDISKDHPQLVIQTAARWIGQYPQTDALLKHACRTLLKQGNPEVLKLFGFGTRNSVSDSRLQLDKSEYRLGETVEFTFSCQAAATLHARLQYIIDFARKSGKSSRKVFYLDEATLETEQPYTIHKKFKLQHYTTRQLYAGEHQISIMLNGDEKATARFYLTTE; encoded by the coding sequence ATGCCAGAATTACTCAAGAATATTTACAATACTCATTTTTTTGAACAACTCACCAGTATACTCGCTGAATGTATACCAGATTTTGATAAACAAACTTTTCTGGATCGGATTTATACTTCAAACTGGCATCAGTTAGAACTGAAGCAGCGGATGCGGCATATAAGTCTGGCAATTCTGGAACTGCTTCCACCTGATTTTACGCAAGCGCAACCTGTTATTTTGTCTGTCAGCCGGAAAGCCAGGCAGCAACCTTCAGTGAATGCATTTCCCTATATATTCCTGCCCGATCTGATTGAGATCAAAGGACAACACCACCTGGAGCTTTCCATGAAAGCGCTGGAAGAAATCACTTCTTTTATCAGTGCAGAATTTGCCGTTCGTCCGTTTCTTGTGAGATATAAGGAAGAAATGCTGGCACAACTGCTTTCCTGGTCGAAGCATCCCAATGAGCATGTTCGTAGGCTTTCTTCCGAAGGTGGCCGCTCTCGTTTGCCTTGGGCGATGGCTGTAGCTTATTTGAAAAAAGAGCCGGAATGTATCTTACCGATCCTTGAAAATTTGAAATCCGATCCATCAGAATATGTACGCAGAAGTGTAGCCAATAACCTAAATGACATTTCCAAAGATCATCCTCAACTGGTGATACAAACTGCTGCCAGATGGATAGGTCAGTATCCACAAACGGATGCATTATTGAAACATGCCTGCCGCACTTTACTCAAACAGGGAAATCCGGAGGTGCTGAAATTATTTGGTTTTGGTACCAGAAATTCTGTTTCAGATTCCCGGTTGCAACTTGATAAGTCTGAATATAGGCTGGGAGAAACAGTGGAATTTACCTTTTCCTGCCAGGCTGCTGCTACGCTCCATGCCCGGTTACAATATATCATTGATTTTGCCAGGAAATCCGGAAAGAGTAGCCGTAAAGTATTTTATCTGGATGAAGCCACACTGGAAACCGAACAACCATATACCATCCACAAGAAATTCAAACTTCAGCATTATACTACCAGGCAATTATATGCAGGCGAACACCAGATTTCGATTATGCTGAATGGGGATGAAAAAGCCACTGCTCGTTTTTACTTAACAACTGAGTAA